The sequence ATGTGTACGAATGGAACGATGTGAATATTCAGGGAGGGATGGGAGATACGGTAATTGATTTAAGCTACACCGTATTGCCAAAGGATGAAACGATCATTTTTATTCGAAATATAATGGGGAAGGTTACAATACTCATCCCTTATGATGTTGAGATTAGTGTGAACCATTCTGCATTTTATGGTTCTGCTAAAATCCTTGACTTTTATGAGTCACCATATATGAATCGCCGAGTGAAAGTTGAAACAGCAAATTATGAACAAACCGTTCAAAAGGTGAGAGTTTTTACTTCTATGATTATCGGAGATATTGAGGTGAAGCGGGTATGAATACCGTTTCGCGTCAAATCATTTTAGCAACTAGTGTTGCAGTTATTGTGTTTGTTTTTGTGTTAAGCGCAACCTTTTTTGTTTTTCCACTGTTTCATTTTTCGGATCTATGGGAGAAAAATGTTCTGGACATTCCCTTTATTATTCTAGTACCAAGTGCAAGTATTGTGATTGGAATTCTATTTGGTTTAGTTTCCGGTTATTTTTGGAAAAGGGAATTACAATTAATTGATGAAAGTTTGCATCAACTAGAAGAAGGGCGCCCTTTAGAATTAGCTAATTCCCCCTTACTTGAAGTTCAAACGATCTCCATTCGAATGAATAAAATTCAAAAGCAGATGATTGAACAAGCGAAATTGTCACAGCGTCTAGCAACGGAAGCGGCCGAGGATCAAGAAAAACAAATGCAAGAAATTATTTTTCAAGAACGAAATCGTCTAGCCCGAGAGCTTCATGACTCGGTCAGTCAACAGTTATTTGCAGCCTCGATGATGATGTCGGCCATTAATGAAACGAAAGCCGATACAAATAATGAATTGGAAGGAAGGCAGCTTAAATTAGTCGAGGAAATGATCCATCAATCCCAATTAGAAATGCGTGCATTGCTTCTGCATTTACGACCAGTTGCCTTAAAAGGGAAATCACTACAGGAAGGGATCGAAGAGCTATTAATAGAACTGCGACAAAAAGTTTCAATGGAAATCAAGTGGAAAGTAGAGAATTTCTCCATTGAAAAAGGCATTGAAGATCATTTGTTTCGTATTTTGCAAGAATCAGTCTCCAATACATTGCGTCACTCAAAGGCAAATGGATTAGAAGTGCTAATGATCAAAAGAGATGGCTTTATCATTTTAAGAGTAACGGATGATGGGGTAGGATTTGATGTCGATGAGCAAAAGGCTGGATCCTATGGATTACAAAACATGTATGAACGAGCGGTTGAAATTGGTGGAAATTTAAAAATGGTTTCTCTCAAAGGGAAAGGTACGCGTCTTGAGGTAAAAATTCCGATAGTGAATGAAGGTGAGAATGAATGATTAAAGTATTATTTGTGGATGATCATGAAATGGTAAGAATTGGAGTTTCCTCCTATCTCTCTGCGCAGCCTGATATTGAGGTGGTAGGGGAAGCGGATAATGGAAAAACAGCTGTTGAATTGGCATTATCACTTAGGCCGGATATTATTTTAATGGATTTAGTGATGAATGAAATGGATGGAATTGAAGCAACAAAATTGATTATGCAGCAATGGCCAGAAGCCAAAATTATCATTGTTACAAGTTTTTTAGATGATGATAAAGTATATCCGGCACTTGAAGCAGGGGCCACCAGTTATCTTTTAAAAACCTCCAAAGCAAGTGAAATTGCAGAGGCTGTCCGTTCAACCTATCAAGGACAATCAATTTTAGAGCCTGAAGTAACAGGAAAAATGATGAGAAAAATGAGACAAAATACGAAACATGAGTTACACGCAGATTTAACGGCAAGGGAAATGGAAATCCTTCTCTTAATGACACAAGGAAAAAGCAATCAAGACATTGCGGATGAATTATTTATTTCATTAAAAACGGTTAAAACCCATGTAAGCAACATTCTTAGTAAGCTTCAAGTGCAAGATCGTACACAAGCAGTCATTTATGCGTTCAAACATTCACTAGCTCAATAAGGTCCAGGCAAACAAAAAGACAATAAATAGAATTGTCTTTTTGTTTGCCTGGCATCTTTTTATTGTGAATTAATTCACTAATTTTGTCCTTTTTATGTCTAGATTATGTCATATTTTTGAAAACGTTCCCAATTGTGAAGAAGTTCACACTATAAAAATAGCAGAAAATTTACTATATAGACATACAAAGAAAACATTGACTTCCAATTAAAACATACAGGAGGCGTTCATATATGGGTAAACAGAAATTAGTGATGATTGGTAACGGAATGGCTGGAATTCGAACACTAGAAGAATTATTAAGGTTAGCACCAGATATGTATGACATTACGGTTTTTGGCAAGGAGCCTCATCCGAACTATAATCGAATTCAATTATCGACTGTTTTACAGGGGGATACAACTGTCCAAGAGATTATTATGAATGATTGGGATTGGTATAAAGAAAATAAAATACAATTATTCGCTGGTGAAGAAATCGTCAAAATTGATCCTGTAAAGAAAATTGTAGTTTCGAACACAGGTCGAGTAACAGAATATGATGAATGTATTTTTGCAACTGGTTCTCGTTCCTTTATCATCCCATTCAAAGGGCATGATAAAAAGGGAGTAACAGGTTTCCGTAACATCGAAGACTGCGAATTGATGATTGAGTCTTCAAAACAGTACAAAAAAGCGGTAGTAATTGGTGGAGGGTTGTTAGGACTCGAAGCCGCACGCGGACTATTGAATTTAGGGATGGAAGTAAAAGTGGTTCACTTACAGCCTTATTTAATGGAAAAACAACTAGATCCAGTAGGTTCCACAATGCTTCAAAAAGAACTAGAAGCTCAAGGTATGGAATTTTTAATGGAGAAAGATACAGAAGAAATCTTAGGTGATGACCATGTGACAGGCATTCGTTTTAAAGATGGAACAGAAGTAGAAACTGATTTAGTCGTCATGGCTGTTGGGGTTAGAGCCAATATTGAAATCGCAAAAGAAAGTGGAATTGAAGTAAACCGTGCCATTGTCGTCAATGATTACCTTGAAACAAATTTGGCAAATGTTTATGCGGTTGGAGAATGTGCGGAGCACCGTGGGACTGTTTACGGATTAGTAGCTCCATTATATGAACAAGGAAAAGTTCTAGCTTCCTTTTTAGCTGGAAAAATGCCTGAGCCTTATGAGGGGTCTGTAGTAGGAACTCAATTAAAGGTTTCTGGTGTTGATATGTATTCTGCAGGAGAAATCATGGATGATCCATCGATGAAGGCCATAAAAGTACACAATGAGTTTGATGGTGTGTATAAAAAGGTCATGATTCGTGATAACCAAGTAGTCGGTGTTGTTCTCTATGGAGATACTTCAGACAGTACAAGATTATTCGGCATGATGAGGAAAAAAGAAGATGTCAGCGGAATGACAAGTGTATCGATTTTGTCTTCGGGATGTGAAGCTGCTTCAAGCGATGTTGCTTCTATGGCTGATGATGATCTTGTCTGCGGATGTAATGGGGTGTCAAAAGGCACCATTGTAAATGCCATTAAAGAGAATGGGCTAACAACGGTTGCTGAAGTTGGAGGCTGCACCAATGCGGGGCGTTCTTGTGGCCGTTGTAAATCGCAGATTGCAGATATTCTAAGTTATACACTTGGGGATGAATATAGCGATGCCGCTCAAAAAGAATCCATCTGTGGCTGTACACCATTAAGCCGTGATGAGGTAGTTGCTGAGATTAAAGAAAAAGGCTTAACGAATGTCAAAGAGGTTATGAATGTTCTAGGCTGGGCCAATGAAGAAGGTTGTTCAAAGTGTCGTCCTGCATTGAACTATTACCTTGGCATGATTCATATGGATCAATATCAAGATGATCGTGATTCTCGTCTTGTAAATGAAAAAATGCATGCCAATATTCAAAAAGATGGGTCGTATACAGTTGTTCCTAGAATGTATGGTGGTGTTACAACCGCACAAGACTTAAAAACAATTGCAGAAGTAGCCGAAAAATATGACGTCCCATTAGTTAAATTAACAGGTGGTCAACGAATTGGTTTATTTGGAGTTAGAAAAGACGATTTACCTGCTATTTGGGAAGAACTTGATATGCCATCAGGCTATGCTTATGGAAAAACATTAAGAACCGTAAAAACTTGTGTTGGATCAGCATTTTGCCGCTATGGAACTCAAGAATCGATGGGACTTGGTATTAAACTTGAGAAGAAATTTGAGCGTCTTGATACACCGCATAAAGTGAAAATGAGTGCTTCAGGCTGTCCAAGGAACTGTTCTGAATCTGGTATTAAAGACATTGGCTTTGTTGGAGTCGAAGATGGGTATGAAGTATATGTAGGTGGAAACGGTGGAACGGATCTGCGTGCCGGTGTTTTATTAGGAAAAGTGAAAAATGATGAAGAAGCTCTTGAGTTAACAGGTGCATATCTACAGTATTATCGTGAGACAGCCAACTATTTAGAACGTACATCCAAGTGGCTTGAACGGGTAGGACTCGACCATATTAAGGAAGTTCTAACAAATGAAGAAACAAGAAAAGCACTTAATGAAAGAATGAATAAAAGCCTTTCCCGTTACAGTGACGATCCATGGCAAGAAGCGATTCATAACGAGGACATCCAAGAAAAGTATTATACGGTTCGTAAGGGGAAAGAACTTGTAAAATAAGGGAAATGGAGAGGACGTTAGTATGGCAAATCGAGTGGAACTAGGAAATTATGCAGATTTTCCAGTGGGAATTGGACAAGTTTATCAGTTTGACAAAGAAGAAATTGCCCTTTTCCGCTTATCTAATGGAGAAGTTAAAGCAGTTGAAAATCACAGTCCACATCCTAAGGGTGGCACTTTAGTTGATGGACTTGTTAGTGGTGAATATATTTTCTGTCCTGTTTACGATTGGAAGATTTCCCTTGTTGATGGGAAAGTTCAGTCACCTGATGAAGGACAAGTAAAAACTTATCACATTGAAGTATGCGATGATAAGGTTTATCTTGAATTATAAAGATGAAAAGAGCTGTTCCCACTGAACAGCTCTTTTCTGATCGGTTTAGTCGTGTTAAGATAACAAAAAGAGTTTTGAGGATAGAGAGATAGGTTCATTGCCTAGGGTGTCTGATTAATTAAGAAATAAGAGATATTGGGTTAGGAACCTGTTCTCCGTCTAAAGGAAGGATGTCTTTATGAGAAAAGGCAAAGTATATTTAGTTGGCGCTGGTCCAGGAGATATTGGACTGATTACAGTAAAAGGATTAGAAGCGATCAAAGAGGCAGATGTAATCCTATATGATCGCTTGGCAAATCCAAAACTACTTGATTATGCTCCAGCCCACTGTGAATTAATCTACGGTGGGAAATTACCAGACAAGCATACATTAAGACAAGAAAGAATTAATGCTATTTTAGTAGAAAAAGCTCAGGAAGGAAAAACGGTTGTCCGTTTAAAGGGTGGCGATCCAGGCGTGTTCGGTCGTGTTGGAGAAGAAGCGGAGGAATTGGCTCAAGCAGAAGTCGAGTTTGAAATGATTCCGGGGATCACATCTGGAATTGCAGCACCCTTATATGCAGGAATTCCTGTTACCCATCGGGAGTTTGGCGAGACGTTTGCAGTGGTAACCGCCCATAATAAATCAAAGGATGGTAAACCAGTACTAGACTGGAAGTCGCTTGCTAACGGGATTGACACAATCGCCTTTTATATGGGGGTAGGAAATCTCCCTTATATTTGTGAAAACTTAATAGCAAATGGAAAATCACCAGATACTCCTGTTGCATTAATTCATTGGGGAACATTTGGCAGACAGAAAACATTAGAGGGTACCCTTGCAACCATTGCTGACCTAGTTGTTGCAAACGGATTTAGTAATCCTGCAATTACACTAGTAGGGGATATCGTTGCTTTACGGAAAAGGATTAATTGGTTTGAGAAAAAACCATTATACGGCAAACAAATATTGCTTGCTAGAACCGGAATTTATCCTAGCAGTCTAGCCAAAGCTTTAATTGGACAAGGTGCAGACGTAATTGAGTTTCCGAAATGGAAAAGTGAAGAAGTACCAATTGATTATGCAGTTTTAAATCAACTATCTACCTATGAAGAAATTTTATTCACTTCAGCTGAAAGTGTTGAGGACTTTTTTCAAATTTTAATAAATGAGGAAATTGATTTTCGCTCTCTTACTGGTGATATCTATGGACTTTCATCTAAGACAATAGCTGCTTTAAGACAAAAGGGAATGATCGGGGAAATAGCAGGACATCTCCAACATCGGGACAAATTGTTGGTAATCGGAGACAGTCGAATTGGTGAACAGCAATATGAATTTTGCCACACGTTTATTACAAGGAAAAATATCATTGATACGGCATTATTACCGATGATTAAGCGCATGATGGATGATGCAACACCTGACACCCTTGTATTTCCTAGTTCACAATCTGTGAAAATGTTTTTTGAGGAAGATGATGTGGCAGAGTTATTTCCAGCACAGAATCTTCAGCAGGTTAACGTTATTTGTATGGGAGAACAAACAGCGAGAGCAGCCGAATTTTACGGGGTTAAACCAGATGGAATTGCTAAAGCTCCGACAAAGGATGCATTGATTGAAACGATTCTAGAAAAGGTGAAATAATCTTTTTTAAAGGTAGTGAAAGTAGATTGAATAATGCAGGTGATCGGATGAACTACTATCCTATTGGGCTTAATCTGAAGGGGAAAAAGGTCTTTATTATTGGTGGCGGGAAAATTGCTGAGAGAAAAATATCAGGACTTTTAAATACAGGGGCCGAGATCACCGTGATCAGTCCAGATATAACGGATGCTCTCAAAAAGTTGATGAATATGCGAAAGGTGACATGGCTGAATAAGACATTTTCTCCAACTGATATTGTCCAGGCGTTTCTTATTATCGCGGCTACAAATATACCTGAAATCAATGAGGCGGTAAAGAAAGCTTGTTCTCCTCAGCAACTATTATTAATGGTCGATAATCCTGAGGATTCAGACTTTATCTTACCCTCCGTCATGAATCAAGGGAAACTAACGATAACGGTCTCCACATCAGGAGCAAGCCCCATTTTGACGAAAAAAATCAAACGCAATTTATCGGACCAATATGGACCAGAATATAAAGACTATGTTGATTTTTTGTATCATTGTCGAAAATGGATTTTACAGGAGATACACGATTCAAGTCTAAAACAGAAATTACTAACTAAAATTACAGAACCCTCCTTTTTATATAGCGATAATAGAAACGAGGAGTTTAAGCAAATGGTGGATATCTTGCAGTCCAAAAAATAATTCTTTCCGTCAATCGTCGGCGCCAGATACTATTAAGGTTTTTTAAACCTTAATAGTATCTGGCGTCGATTTTTTTATAAATATTTTTCGAACTTGTCTCATATGTTGTACTATATTTCATTTTATGAATTCAAGTTTTAAATTTGAGAAATGTCTAGCCCCAGATGCCTAGCGGCAAGATGCTGTTAGGCCAGGTGCTTCCGCTTTTCTAAAAAG is a genomic window of Niallia sp. XMNu-256 containing:
- a CDS encoding response regulator transcription factor — translated: MIKVLFVDDHEMVRIGVSSYLSAQPDIEVVGEADNGKTAVELALSLRPDIILMDLVMNEMDGIEATKLIMQQWPEAKIIIVTSFLDDDKVYPALEAGATSYLLKTSKASEIAEAVRSTYQGQSILEPEVTGKMMRKMRQNTKHELHADLTAREMEILLLMTQGKSNQDIADELFISLKTVKTHVSNILSKLQVQDRTQAVIYAFKHSLAQ
- a CDS encoding NAD(P)-binding protein codes for the protein MNNAGDRMNYYPIGLNLKGKKVFIIGGGKIAERKISGLLNTGAEITVISPDITDALKKLMNMRKVTWLNKTFSPTDIVQAFLIIAATNIPEINEAVKKACSPQQLLLMVDNPEDSDFILPSVMNQGKLTITVSTSGASPILTKKIKRNLSDQYGPEYKDYVDFLYHCRKWILQEIHDSSLKQKLLTKITEPSFLYSDNRNEEFKQMVDILQSKK
- the cobA gene encoding uroporphyrinogen-III C-methyltransferase, whose amino-acid sequence is MRKGKVYLVGAGPGDIGLITVKGLEAIKEADVILYDRLANPKLLDYAPAHCELIYGGKLPDKHTLRQERINAILVEKAQEGKTVVRLKGGDPGVFGRVGEEAEELAQAEVEFEMIPGITSGIAAPLYAGIPVTHREFGETFAVVTAHNKSKDGKPVLDWKSLANGIDTIAFYMGVGNLPYICENLIANGKSPDTPVALIHWGTFGRQKTLEGTLATIADLVVANGFSNPAITLVGDIVALRKRINWFEKKPLYGKQILLARTGIYPSSLAKALIGQGADVIEFPKWKSEEVPIDYAVLNQLSTYEEILFTSAESVEDFFQILINEEIDFRSLTGDIYGLSSKTIAALRQKGMIGEIAGHLQHRDKLLVIGDSRIGEQQYEFCHTFITRKNIIDTALLPMIKRMMDDATPDTLVFPSSQSVKMFFEEDDVAELFPAQNLQQVNVICMGEQTARAAEFYGVKPDGIAKAPTKDALIETILEKVK
- a CDS encoding sensor histidine kinase — protein: MNTVSRQIILATSVAVIVFVFVLSATFFVFPLFHFSDLWEKNVLDIPFIILVPSASIVIGILFGLVSGYFWKRELQLIDESLHQLEEGRPLELANSPLLEVQTISIRMNKIQKQMIEQAKLSQRLATEAAEDQEKQMQEIIFQERNRLARELHDSVSQQLFAASMMMSAINETKADTNNELEGRQLKLVEEMIHQSQLEMRALLLHLRPVALKGKSLQEGIEELLIELRQKVSMEIKWKVENFSIEKGIEDHLFRILQESVSNTLRHSKANGLEVLMIKRDGFIILRVTDDGVGFDVDEQKAGSYGLQNMYERAVEIGGNLKMVSLKGKGTRLEVKIPIVNEGENE
- the nirD gene encoding nitrite reductase small subunit NirD, whose product is MANRVELGNYADFPVGIGQVYQFDKEEIALFRLSNGEVKAVENHSPHPKGGTLVDGLVSGEYIFCPVYDWKISLVDGKVQSPDEGQVKTYHIEVCDDKVYLEL
- the nirB gene encoding nitrite reductase large subunit NirB, producing MGKQKLVMIGNGMAGIRTLEELLRLAPDMYDITVFGKEPHPNYNRIQLSTVLQGDTTVQEIIMNDWDWYKENKIQLFAGEEIVKIDPVKKIVVSNTGRVTEYDECIFATGSRSFIIPFKGHDKKGVTGFRNIEDCELMIESSKQYKKAVVIGGGLLGLEAARGLLNLGMEVKVVHLQPYLMEKQLDPVGSTMLQKELEAQGMEFLMEKDTEEILGDDHVTGIRFKDGTEVETDLVVMAVGVRANIEIAKESGIEVNRAIVVNDYLETNLANVYAVGECAEHRGTVYGLVAPLYEQGKVLASFLAGKMPEPYEGSVVGTQLKVSGVDMYSAGEIMDDPSMKAIKVHNEFDGVYKKVMIRDNQVVGVVLYGDTSDSTRLFGMMRKKEDVSGMTSVSILSSGCEAASSDVASMADDDLVCGCNGVSKGTIVNAIKENGLTTVAEVGGCTNAGRSCGRCKSQIADILSYTLGDEYSDAAQKESICGCTPLSRDEVVAEIKEKGLTNVKEVMNVLGWANEEGCSKCRPALNYYLGMIHMDQYQDDRDSRLVNEKMHANIQKDGSYTVVPRMYGGVTTAQDLKTIAEVAEKYDVPLVKLTGGQRIGLFGVRKDDLPAIWEELDMPSGYAYGKTLRTVKTCVGSAFCRYGTQESMGLGIKLEKKFERLDTPHKVKMSASGCPRNCSESGIKDIGFVGVEDGYEVYVGGNGGTDLRAGVLLGKVKNDEEALELTGAYLQYYRETANYLERTSKWLERVGLDHIKEVLTNEETRKALNERMNKSLSRYSDDPWQEAIHNEDIQEKYYTVRKGKELVK